A window of Armatimonadota bacterium contains these coding sequences:
- a CDS encoding iron-sulfur cluster assembly protein encodes MATREEIIQTLKTCYDPEIPVNIWDLGLIYDLRQDDGQVAIKMTLTALGCPVGPMLAEEIKSKVGRLKGVTGVDVEIVFTPPWTPERLTEEGRLVLQSMGYPV; translated from the coding sequence GTGGCCACGCGCGAAGAGATCATCCAAACGCTGAAGACCTGCTACGATCCCGAGATCCCAGTCAACATCTGGGACCTGGGCCTGATCTACGACCTCAGGCAGGACGACGGACAGGTCGCAATCAAGATGACGCTCACTGCGCTGGGCTGCCCAGTCGGTCCGATGCTCGCGGAGGAGATCAAGAGCAAGGTCGGCCGGCTCAAAGGTGTCACCGGCGTGGACGTGGAGATCGTGTTCACCCCGCCGTGGACACCCGAGCGTCTGACGGAAGAGGGCCGGCTCGTATTGCAGAGCATGGGGTATCCCGTCTAG
- a CDS encoding alkaline phosphatase family protein — protein MTRRQVVAVAWTAALLALLFAAGRQAAQLARFSWDQAVGYTSAYLRPLPHGPSTPPMARRVVLVVVDGLREDTSRRLPTLNALRARGADLVAVTGEPSLSYPGWTMILTGAPPEISGVVTNAFTGPIRASNLFSVARAQGMRTALAGSAGWQNLVGPWVTDGHYVPDPEAYADPARSDAQDRAIAEAARALLRSASAPLVVVHFASVDHMGHAFGAASAQYGNAALAADAHLASLLAMVDLDEDVVFITADHGHTDRGGHAGWEPVVKHVPLVVAGRGVRQRASLTVSLADVAPTVAAWLGLPTPTHNTGRVLVEIGNVPWQALAGWARQLQAFNELYLHRVQPGQAAQAGPPPVAADDVAAWHRQLTAQRDAARAAQLRRERLARLPFVLLFAAVPAVLIAVLGRRASWRAGLAGAAVYLALYAVVYFGIRGHTWSLSVINTEDNIGPFFRARVVDAVAVALLAAAVAGWRMRERSWAGAVLASAQALLLSAYVIFVQVLAFYALWDVKFPWYLPDFGWGFKYYLDLLQLAAIGQPITLIGAPAAALVAWAVARKVVGQPPAER, from the coding sequence TTGACGCGGCGCCAGGTCGTCGCCGTCGCCTGGACCGCCGCGCTGCTGGCGCTGCTGTTCGCCGCGGGCCGCCAGGCCGCGCAGCTGGCACGCTTCTCCTGGGATCAGGCCGTCGGGTACACCAGCGCATACCTGCGGCCGCTGCCCCACGGGCCATCGACGCCTCCGATGGCCCGGCGCGTCGTGCTCGTCGTCGTCGACGGCCTGCGCGAGGACACCTCCCGCCGGCTGCCGACGCTGAACGCGCTGCGTGCCAGGGGCGCGGACCTCGTCGCAGTCACCGGCGAACCCTCCCTGTCGTATCCCGGCTGGACGATGATCCTTACCGGAGCACCTCCGGAGATCAGCGGCGTCGTCACCAACGCGTTCACCGGCCCCATCCGGGCCAGCAACCTGTTCTCGGTGGCCCGGGCGCAGGGCATGCGCACCGCGCTGGCCGGCAGCGCGGGCTGGCAAAACCTCGTGGGCCCCTGGGTCACCGACGGCCACTACGTGCCCGATCCGGAAGCCTACGCAGACCCCGCACGGTCCGATGCGCAGGACCGCGCGATCGCCGAGGCTGCGCGCGCGCTGCTCCGCTCGGCCTCCGCCCCCCTGGTCGTCGTGCACTTCGCGTCGGTGGACCACATGGGTCACGCGTTCGGTGCGGCTTCGGCACAGTACGGCAACGCCGCACTCGCCGCCGACGCTCATCTGGCTTCGCTGCTCGCGATGGTCGACCTGGACGAGGACGTCGTCTTCATCACTGCCGATCACGGACACACCGACCGCGGCGGCCACGCCGGCTGGGAGCCGGTCGTCAAGCACGTGCCGCTGGTGGTTGCTGGCAGGGGCGTACGACAGCGCGCGAGCCTGACCGTCTCGTTGGCCGACGTCGCGCCGACGGTGGCCGCGTGGCTCGGGCTGCCCACTCCCACGCACAACACCGGACGCGTGCTGGTCGAGATCGGGAACGTGCCCTGGCAGGCCCTCGCCGGGTGGGCCCGCCAGTTGCAGGCGTTCAACGAACTTTACCTGCACCGGGTCCAGCCCGGTCAAGCCGCCCAAGCCGGTCCGCCGCCGGTCGCCGCAGACGACGTCGCCGCTTGGCACCGCCAGCTGACCGCACAGCGCGACGCCGCGCGCGCCGCCCAGCTCCGACGGGAACGGTTGGCCCGGCTGCCGTTTGTGCTCTTGTTCGCGGCGGTGCCGGCGGTCCTGATCGCGGTGCTCGGGCGTCGAGCGTCCTGGCGCGCAGGGCTGGCCGGCGCGGCCGTCTACCTCGCCCTGTACGCGGTCGTCTACTTCGGGATCCGCGGCCACACGTGGTCTTTGAGCGTCATCAACACCGAGGACAACATCGGCCCGTTCTTCCGGGCGCGGGTCGTGGACGCGGTTGCGGTCGCCCTCCTGGCTGCGGCGGTCGCGGGCTGGCGGATGCGGGAGCGCTCCTGGGCCGGCGCCGTGCTCGCCTCCGCCCAGGCACTGTTGCTGTCCGCGTACGTGATCTTCGTGCAGGTGCTCGCCTTCTACGCACTGTGGGACGTGAAGTTCCCCTGGTACCTGCCCGACTTCGGATGGGGTTTCAAGTACTACCTGGACCTGCTGCAGCTGGCGGCCATCGGCCAGCCCATCACGCTGATTGGCGCACCGGCGGCCGCACTCGTGGCGTGGGCGGTGGCGAGGAAGGTGGTCGGGCAGCCGCCCGCGGAACGCTGA
- a CDS encoding nicotinate phosphoribosyltransferase yields the protein MDDRGMGFVSEQTMAMLVDLYELTMAQSYFREGRNETATFDLFIRPLPARNFLVSAGLESVLVYLERMRFPEEGLAYLERLGLFDRAFLDHLRALRFTGNVRAIPEGEIFFATEPVLEVTAPRIQAQIVETFLLNQINCQVTVASKAARVALAAQGRPVIEMSPRRTHGTDAAMKAARSAYLAGCAGTSNVLAGMTYGIPIYGTMAHSYVMSFDDELTAFRTYARHFPDNCVLLIDTYDTVQGARQAAIVAGELRERGHRLRAVRIDSGDIADLSRRVRAVLDEAGFPEVQILASGDLNEHRIRALLADGAPIDAFGVGTEIGVPSDAPTLGGVYKLVEDESGFRIKRSAGKITLPGRKQVWRVLSGGRWVEDVIALDEEPAPPNGTPLLVEVMRDGRRLASETLVQARERCLSRLRELPAPLLVPDGGTHPVRRSPGLDAVFHSMASAASL from the coding sequence ATGGACGATCGGGGCATGGGATTCGTATCCGAGCAGACGATGGCGATGCTGGTGGACCTGTACGAACTGACGATGGCGCAGAGCTACTTCCGCGAGGGTCGCAACGAGACCGCCACCTTCGACCTGTTCATCCGCCCGCTGCCCGCCCGAAACTTCCTCGTGAGCGCCGGGCTGGAGTCGGTGCTGGTGTACCTGGAGCGCATGCGCTTCCCCGAAGAGGGCCTCGCGTACCTTGAACGGCTCGGCCTGTTCGACCGCGCGTTCCTCGACCACCTGCGGGCGTTGCGGTTCACGGGTAACGTCCGCGCCATCCCCGAAGGCGAGATCTTCTTCGCCACCGAGCCGGTGCTGGAGGTGACGGCGCCGCGGATCCAGGCGCAGATCGTCGAGACGTTCCTGCTCAACCAGATCAACTGCCAGGTCACGGTCGCCAGCAAGGCCGCGCGCGTGGCGCTGGCGGCGCAGGGGAGGCCGGTGATCGAGATGTCGCCCCGGCGGACCCACGGAACCGACGCCGCGATGAAGGCCGCGCGCTCGGCGTACCTGGCCGGGTGCGCCGGCACGTCCAACGTGCTGGCCGGCATGACATACGGGATCCCCATCTACGGCACGATGGCGCACTCCTACGTGATGTCGTTCGACGACGAGCTCACCGCGTTCCGGACCTACGCCCGGCACTTCCCCGACAACTGCGTCCTGCTGATCGACACCTACGACACCGTGCAGGGCGCGCGGCAGGCCGCGATCGTGGCGGGCGAACTGCGCGAACGCGGACACCGGCTGCGGGCGGTGCGCATCGACAGCGGGGACATCGCCGACCTCAGCCGTCGCGTGCGCGCCGTACTCGACGAGGCGGGGTTCCCCGAAGTCCAGATCCTGGCAAGCGGCGACCTCAACGAGCACCGCATCCGAGCCCTGCTCGCCGACGGCGCGCCGATCGATGCGTTCGGCGTCGGCACCGAGATCGGGGTGCCTTCTGACGCACCGACGCTGGGCGGCGTGTACAAGCTTGTCGAGGACGAATCCGGCTTCCGCATCAAACGCAGCGCCGGCAAGATTACGCTCCCCGGCCGCAAGCAGGTGTGGCGGGTGCTGAGCGGCGGTCGGTGGGTCGAGGACGTGATCGCACTGGACGAAGAGCCCGCACCCCCCAACGGCACGCCCCTGCTGGTGGAGGTGATGCGCGACGGGCGCCGTCTCGCGTCGGAAACCCTCGTGCAGGCGCGGGAGCGCTGCCTGTCGCGCCTACGCGAGTTGCCCGCACCGTTGCTCGTCCCGGACGGCGGCACCCACCCCGTGCGTCGCAGCCCCGGTTTGGACGCCGTCTTCCACAGCATGGCGAGCGCCGCCTCCCTTTGA
- a CDS encoding S8/S53 family peptidase, with amino-acid sequence MNATQNCLVGHVLLCGPVEVLDALERRHRIRCAPVPSPPREVFVSYRHGSAFGWDRISVPAPRPGAERMAARRFVVEGRPSARHFLRTLRGRADSLAYALDYEVRGQDFREGLHGGPTPDRAVRLEAAADEDYLRQAAFERIGLTARRRHHPRGEGVTVAIFDSAPDLEDGTPPVDPALIDVWAEWPRIPEGFPLLEPVHVPDEEPECGMVLRRRLVTASALAADDRQMAAYRAHHGPMIASLVRQVAPGAHIILVRVLNGALGALTYELIEAMRWVDGLRRTGVTNPRTGRPLVAGPLVYNLSLGLDRSQPETVQSCVLLAAADGLARQGTVLVCAAGNLSEGRPENCLEPAAYGYFGDTLAASTQVIPVGAASSAAADRYAWFSNESHVAAPGEDLVLDCGRILFGSRYVRWSGTSFAAPLVAGVAALWLSAGLPAAEVKQRLWNTALRPSRWDGVHLLQASS; translated from the coding sequence ATGAACGCCACCCAGAACTGTCTGGTGGGCCACGTGTTGCTGTGCGGTCCGGTTGAAGTCCTCGATGCGCTCGAACGGCGACACCGCATCCGCTGCGCGCCGGTGCCCTCGCCGCCCCGGGAGGTCTTCGTCTCCTATCGCCACGGTTCGGCGTTCGGTTGGGACCGCATCAGCGTGCCCGCGCCGCGGCCCGGCGCGGAAAGGATGGCGGCTCGGCGCTTCGTGGTCGAGGGCAGGCCGTCCGCGCGACACTTCCTGCGCACCCTGCGCGGTCGGGCGGACAGCCTGGCCTACGCGCTCGACTACGAGGTCAGAGGCCAGGACTTCCGGGAAGGACTGCACGGAGGGCCGACGCCGGATCGCGCAGTCCGCCTGGAGGCGGCCGCAGACGAAGACTACCTGCGCCAGGCAGCCTTCGAGCGCATCGGGCTGACCGCGCGGCGCCGACACCACCCGCGCGGAGAGGGCGTCACGGTGGCAATCTTCGACAGCGCGCCGGACCTAGAAGACGGGACACCGCCGGTGGATCCTGCGCTGATCGACGTGTGGGCGGAGTGGCCGCGCATCCCAGAGGGGTTTCCTCTGCTCGAGCCGGTGCACGTACCCGATGAGGAACCGGAATGCGGGATGGTCCTGCGGCGTCGGTTGGTCACCGCGTCTGCGCTGGCTGCGGACGATCGACAGATGGCCGCCTACCGCGCACACCACGGGCCCATGATCGCGAGCCTGGTACGGCAGGTGGCACCGGGCGCCCACATCATCCTCGTCCGTGTCCTCAACGGCGCCTTGGGGGCGCTCACGTACGAGCTGATCGAGGCGATGCGCTGGGTGGATGGGCTGCGACGTACGGGGGTCACGAACCCGCGGACGGGACGCCCGCTCGTCGCGGGCCCGCTCGTCTACAACCTCAGCCTGGGCTTGGACCGCTCGCAGCCGGAGACCGTCCAGTCGTGCGTCCTGCTCGCCGCCGCCGACGGGCTCGCGCGCCAGGGCACCGTACTCGTCTGCGCCGCCGGCAACCTCTCCGAGGGGCGGCCGGAGAACTGCCTCGAACCCGCCGCGTACGGCTACTTCGGTGACACGCTGGCCGCCAGCACGCAGGTGATCCCGGTGGGTGCGGCCTCCTCAGCCGCTGCCGACCGGTACGCGTGGTTCAGCAACGAATCCCACGTCGCCGCGCCCGGCGAGGATCTGGTCCTGGACTGCGGGAGAATTCTGTTCGGGTCGCGCTACGTGCGGTGGTCCGGCACGTCGTTCGCCGCGCCCCTGGTGGCCGGTGTGGCCGCACTGTGGCTGAGCGCCGGCCTGCCGGCCGCCGAGGTCAAGCAGCGGCTGTGGAACACCGCGCTCCGCCCCTCCCGCTGGGACGGCGTCCACCTGCTGCAGGCGTCCTCGTGA
- a CDS encoding CHAT domain-containing protein, translating to MLEAWMRAARQGWGVSFLQGCPPPDGTLIEALKSAVDDLAHTAPSEAIDRARELVVYADRSPDPEHRAVARICLGNALLWNERYEDALEVYDQAERIAREASDPVLAARCGIGRIGALVRLSRYAQALALADAIQPVLAADGASRLLAARVDGQAAVALRHLGDYPGALARYECAAAVLRQIGEAGVADLATVLTNQGFLLATVGRHREAVAVLEGARDAALRAGRPLVAARAEGAAGHAYLRTGRYTRALHHFDRAADLFERAGLMGEGAVFRTCSVECWLYLGHARRVQFEAPRILERAGPHLSAAESGVLTYLLGLAHRQAGDLACARECLQEALERFEESGRRDWAIRARLALVSVHVRSGQPTVAERLLVQAQGALAATEDTVDGGRAWLIASDLHRMAGVPDRAMRAARRGWRVARRLGLDWLAAAAHRRMADLSTGRRRLCHLLCGVRAADRNLDAIPADLRSGYFSETRALFEGAVAALCEAKETARAWEAVQRAKGRGMAEIVAGAAAVQLSARSAADEPLVEEINRLLDAHRRTVHRSEFHPDGPDDAPAHVAAVLQDRIWQLQAHNAAYAEEASLLGARWKPQRPALDPDTALVEWFCVGDEVVAFVLTSDGLCVFREVASLDRIHTRVGLLALGMRAYAAGRSVPGQAERAANRALEHLGAALLEPLRDAIAQRPRLIVAPHGALHGVPFHALTVGGEPVWSSHQVCYVPSGAVLSLLHSRRRHTPARAVAVADTLGGRLPEAQSEAEEIGALVGAEVLVSPGRDRFLAALAGAGVVHVAAHCRFDRDVPLLSAIHLTDGPVSAADLLDARTPASLVVCSGCETGAHRVLPGDELMGFARAWFHAGARSLVLSLWPVADASARRLMRSFYRLLRAGEAVPAALRGAALSVRDEGYAHPLHWAPFVYVGDPDVRPFRSARSPEAER from the coding sequence ATGCTGGAGGCATGGATGCGCGCCGCGCGCCAGGGGTGGGGCGTGTCCTTCCTTCAAGGATGTCCGCCGCCCGACGGGACACTGATCGAGGCGCTTAAGTCGGCCGTCGACGACCTCGCGCACACCGCTCCGTCGGAGGCGATCGATCGCGCCCGTGAACTCGTGGTGTACGCGGACCGCTCCCCAGACCCTGAGCACCGGGCCGTGGCGCGGATCTGTCTGGGCAACGCGCTGTTGTGGAACGAACGATACGAAGATGCCTTGGAAGTCTACGACCAGGCCGAGCGGATCGCGCGCGAAGCCTCAGACCCCGTGCTGGCCGCGCGCTGCGGGATCGGCAGGATCGGTGCACTCGTGCGACTTTCTCGTTACGCCCAAGCGCTGGCGCTCGCCGACGCCATCCAACCGGTGCTGGCCGCCGACGGCGCGTCGCGGCTGCTGGCCGCCCGCGTCGACGGCCAGGCGGCGGTGGCCCTCCGCCACCTGGGGGACTACCCGGGTGCGCTCGCTCGGTACGAGTGTGCCGCGGCAGTCCTGCGACAGATCGGCGAGGCGGGTGTTGCCGACCTGGCGACGGTCCTCACCAACCAGGGCTTTCTGCTGGCGACGGTCGGGCGCCACCGCGAGGCCGTCGCCGTACTGGAGGGTGCGCGCGACGCAGCGTTGCGCGCCGGCCGACCGCTGGTGGCCGCTCGGGCGGAAGGAGCCGCGGGCCACGCCTACCTACGCACCGGCCGGTACACGCGGGCGCTGCACCACTTCGACCGCGCCGCAGACCTGTTCGAGCGCGCCGGTCTGATGGGCGAGGGCGCCGTGTTCAGGACGTGTTCTGTGGAGTGCTGGCTGTACCTGGGGCACGCGCGGCGCGTCCAGTTCGAAGCGCCACGGATCCTCGAGCGCGCCGGCCCGCACCTGTCGGCTGCGGAGTCCGGCGTCCTCACCTACCTGTTGGGGCTGGCACACCGGCAGGCCGGCGACCTGGCTTGCGCGAGAGAGTGCCTGCAGGAAGCGCTGGAGAGGTTCGAGGAGTCCGGGCGGCGCGACTGGGCGATCCGGGCGCGACTTGCGCTCGTGTCGGTCCACGTCCGGTCCGGTCAGCCCACCGTCGCCGAGCGGCTGCTGGTTCAGGCACAGGGTGCGCTGGCAGCGACGGAGGACACCGTCGACGGAGGACGCGCCTGGCTGATCGCCTCGGATCTGCACCGGATGGCCGGGGTGCCCGATCGGGCCATGCGTGCGGCGCGCCGCGGTTGGCGGGTGGCGCGGCGGCTGGGTTTGGACTGGCTGGCCGCCGCCGCCCACCGCCGGATGGCCGACCTCAGCACGGGCCGGCGTCGTCTGTGCCACCTGTTGTGCGGGGTTCGCGCGGCAGACAGGAACCTGGACGCGATTCCCGCGGATCTGCGGTCCGGTTACTTCTCCGAAACCCGCGCCCTCTTCGAGGGCGCGGTGGCCGCGTTGTGCGAGGCGAAGGAGACCGCCCGGGCGTGGGAGGCTGTCCAGCGCGCGAAGGGCCGCGGCATGGCGGAGATCGTAGCCGGGGCGGCGGCTGTGCAGCTGTCGGCTCGGTCTGCGGCCGACGAACCCCTGGTGGAGGAGATCAACCGCCTGCTGGACGCACATCGCCGCACGGTCCACCGGTCGGAGTTCCATCCGGACGGCCCCGACGATGCCCCGGCGCACGTCGCCGCTGTCCTCCAGGACCGGATCTGGCAGCTGCAGGCGCACAACGCCGCCTACGCAGAAGAGGCGTCGCTGCTGGGCGCCCGCTGGAAGCCCCAGCGGCCCGCCCTCGACCCGGACACCGCGCTCGTCGAGTGGTTCTGCGTCGGCGACGAGGTCGTCGCGTTCGTACTGACCTCCGACGGCCTGTGTGTCTTCCGAGAGGTGGCCTCGCTCGACCGGATCCACACCCGAGTCGGGCTCCTGGCCCTGGGGATGCGGGCCTACGCCGCCGGGAGGTCGGTCCCCGGGCAGGCAGAGCGCGCGGCCAACCGCGCGCTCGAACACCTCGGCGCCGCCCTCCTCGAACCTCTGCGCGACGCGATCGCCCAGCGCCCCCGCCTGATCGTGGCGCCCCACGGAGCGCTGCACGGCGTCCCGTTCCATGCGCTGACAGTCGGCGGCGAACCGGTGTGGAGTTCGCACCAGGTCTGCTACGTGCCTTCCGGTGCCGTGCTGTCACTGTTGCACAGCCGGCGCCGGCACACCCCCGCCCGTGCCGTGGCCGTCGCCGACACGCTCGGTGGAAGGCTGCCGGAGGCCCAGTCGGAGGCCGAGGAGATCGGGGCCCTCGTGGGAGCGGAGGTCCTCGTGTCCCCCGGTCGAGATCGGTTCCTGGCGGCGCTCGCCGGCGCGGGGGTGGTGCACGTGGCGGCGCACTGCCGGTTTGACCGCGACGTGCCGCTGCTGTCGGCCATCCACCTGACGGACGGGCCGGTCAGCGCGGCCGATTTGCTGGACGCGCGCACGCCGGCCTCACTCGTCGTCTGCAGCGGCTGCGAGACCGGCGCCCACCGCGTGCTGCCGGGCGACGAGCTGATGGGGTTCGCACGGGCGTGGTTCCACGCCGGTGCCCGTTCGCTCGTGCTCTCCCTGTGGCCGGTGGCCGACGCGAGCGCGCGGCGGCTGATGCGCAGTTTCTACCGGCTGCTGCGTGCCGGCGAAGCCGTGCCGGCGGCGTTGCGGGGTGCGGCGCTGTCGGTGCGGGACGAGGGCTACGCACACCCATTGCACTGGGCGCCGTTCGTCTACGTGGGAGATCCGGACGTACGGCCCTTCCGCTCAGCCCGAAGTCCGGAGGCCGAGCGATGA
- the tkt gene encoding transketolase has translation MARESTSLDQLCINTIRTLAMDAVQHADSGHPGAPMGFAPAAYVLWTRFLRHNPRNPRWVDRDRFVLSAGHASMLLYALLHLTGYDLSLEEIRNFRQWGSRTPGHPEFGLTPGVEATTGPLGQGFANGVGMAIAERHLAATFNRPGHEIVDHYTYAMVSDGDLMEGVSSEAASMAGHLQLGKLIYLYDRNRVTLAAGVDVTFTEDVARRFEALGWHTQDVDDGNDLDAIEQAIRRAREEIDRPSLILVRTEIAYGSPHKQGTYQAHGSPLGEEEVRLTKERLGWPYSEPFAIPEDALRHFRRAVERGAQLEAEWNARFEVYAREHPELAETWRRAWSNDLPPDWDADVPTFEPGERIATRVASGRVLNAIAARVSWLVGGSADLNPSTNTALKGAGDFLSPRRRISDRQGTSGGPLDYTGRNLHFGVREHAMGAACNGIAYHGGLRPYAATFLQFSDYERPALRIAALSELPVIHVFTHDSVFLGEDGPTHQPVEHLPSLRAIPNLVVIRPADANETAVAWRVAMEHTHGPVALILTRQAVPTLDRTRYAPAEGLRRGAYVLADPPEGEPDVVLMASGSEVALCVEAYEKLGSVGVRARVVSFPSWELFEAQPRDYRDAVLPPGIRKRLAVEAARPLGWERYTGCEGRVFGIDRFGASAPYARIARELGFTAGNVMRMALDLVEDGDQRARR, from the coding sequence ATGGCCCGAGAGTCTACGTCTTTGGACCAGCTGTGCATCAACACGATCCGTACGCTGGCGATGGACGCGGTGCAGCACGCCGACTCCGGCCATCCCGGGGCGCCGATGGGTTTCGCGCCGGCGGCCTACGTCCTATGGACCCGCTTTTTGCGGCACAACCCGCGCAACCCACGCTGGGTGGACCGCGACCGGTTCGTGCTGTCGGCCGGCCACGCTTCGATGCTGCTGTACGCGCTGCTGCACCTCACCGGCTACGACCTGTCCCTGGAGGAGATCCGCAACTTTCGGCAATGGGGCAGCCGCACGCCGGGCCACCCTGAGTTCGGCCTGACTCCCGGTGTGGAGGCGACCACGGGGCCCCTAGGCCAGGGGTTCGCCAACGGCGTGGGGATGGCGATCGCCGAGCGGCACCTGGCCGCGACGTTCAACCGTCCCGGGCACGAGATCGTCGACCACTACACCTACGCGATGGTCTCCGACGGCGACCTGATGGAAGGCGTTTCCTCCGAAGCCGCGTCGATGGCCGGTCACCTGCAGCTGGGGAAGCTCATCTACCTGTACGACCGCAATCGGGTTACGCTGGCGGCCGGTGTCGACGTGACGTTCACCGAGGACGTCGCAAGACGCTTCGAGGCGTTGGGCTGGCACACCCAGGACGTGGACGACGGAAATGATCTGGACGCCATCGAGCAGGCCATACGGCGGGCCCGGGAAGAGATCGACCGCCCCTCGTTGATCCTCGTGCGCACCGAGATCGCCTACGGCAGTCCCCACAAGCAGGGCACCTACCAGGCCCACGGCTCGCCGCTGGGCGAAGAGGAAGTGCGGCTGACCAAGGAGCGCCTGGGCTGGCCGTACTCGGAGCCGTTTGCGATCCCCGAAGACGCCCTGCGCCACTTCCGGAGGGCCGTAGAACGTGGGGCGCAACTGGAAGCCGAGTGGAACGCGCGCTTTGAGGTCTACGCGCGCGAGCATCCCGAGCTGGCCGAGACGTGGCGGCGCGCGTGGTCGAACGACTTGCCGCCGGACTGGGACGCGGACGTTCCGACCTTCGAGCCGGGTGAGAGGATCGCCACGCGCGTCGCTTCGGGCAGGGTGCTGAACGCGATCGCCGCACGGGTGTCGTGGCTGGTGGGCGGATCGGCGGACCTCAACCCCTCGACCAACACCGCGCTGAAGGGGGCGGGCGACTTTCTGAGCCCGCGGCGCCGGATCTCCGATCGTCAGGGCACCAGCGGCGGTCCGCTGGACTACACCGGCAGAAACTTGCACTTCGGTGTGCGCGAGCACGCGATGGGCGCGGCGTGCAACGGCATCGCCTACCACGGCGGGCTGAGGCCGTACGCCGCGACGTTTCTTCAGTTCTCCGACTACGAGCGGCCGGCACTGCGCATCGCCGCACTGTCGGAGCTCCCGGTGATCCACGTGTTCACGCACGATTCGGTGTTCTTGGGCGAAGACGGCCCGACCCACCAGCCGGTCGAGCACCTGCCGTCCCTGCGCGCGATCCCCAACCTGGTCGTCATCCGCCCGGCCGACGCGAACGAGACCGCGGTGGCGTGGCGGGTCGCGATGGAGCACACGCACGGCCCGGTCGCGCTGATCCTCACGCGGCAGGCGGTGCCGACCCTCGACCGGACGCGGTACGCACCGGCCGAGGGGCTGCGCCGCGGGGCGTACGTCCTTGCCGATCCGCCAGAGGGTGAGCCGGACGTCGTGCTGATGGCCTCCGGCTCCGAGGTCGCGCTGTGCGTCGAAGCCTACGAGAAGTTGGGCTCAGTCGGCGTGCGCGCGCGTGTGGTGAGTTTCCCGTCGTGGGAGTTGTTCGAAGCACAGCCCCGCGACTACCGGGATGCGGTCCTGCCGCCGGGCATCCGCAAGCGCCTGGCGGTCGAGGCCGCACGCCCGCTGGGGTGGGAACGCTACACGGGGTGCGAGGGGCGCGTGTTCGGGATCGACCGGTTCGGCGCCTCGGCCCCCTATGCGCGCATCGCCCGCGAGCTGGGGTTCACCGCCGGAAACGTCATGCGGATGGCGTTGGATCTGGTGGAGGACGGAGATCAGAGGGCAAGGCGATAG